A region of Nitrospirota bacterium DNA encodes the following proteins:
- a CDS encoding phosphatidylglycerophosphatase A codes for MYSVTIRTVMQALLKHIATLGPIGYIPFAPGTFGSLAGLICLWSFPLSLPWHFLLIIMGSVIGSISATAAEKQFEQKDSGKIIIDEFIGFYVSMFFLPQTSALLLAAFLLFRFFDIFKPLMIRKVERTLKNGTGVMADDILAGIYANAVLQIWVRLI; via the coding sequence ATGTATAGTGTTACAATACGCACGGTTATGCAGGCACTGTTAAAGCATATTGCTACCCTTGGTCCGATCGGGTATATACCTTTTGCACCAGGAACATTCGGCAGCCTGGCCGGACTGATATGCCTTTGGTCCTTTCCCCTGTCCCTTCCATGGCACTTCCTGTTGATCATTATGGGCTCTGTCATCGGTTCGATATCTGCAACAGCTGCTGAAAAACAGTTTGAACAGAAAGATAGCGGAAAGATCATTATTGATGAGTTTATCGGTTTCTATGTATCCATGTTTTTTCTTCCGCAGACTTCAGCACTGCTTCTGGCAGCATTCTTATTGTTCAGGTTTTTTGATATATTCAAGCCACTTATGATCCGTAAGGTAGAAAGAACTTTAAAGAACGGCACGGGAGTTATGGCAGATGACATTCTTGCCGGAATATATGCAAATGCGGTCTTGCAGATATGGGTAAGACTTATTTGA
- a CDS encoding sodium:proton antiporter produces MESAATIEVAKATLLSIGIILAVGAFCAFLAQKIRVPDIVVFLVVGIVLGPEMTNAIDIKADSVLNQIILIFGSCYILFDGGASLRLKVLKEVWITIVVIATVGVVITGGITAVAAYYAFGVPIMVALLLGATIASTDPATLVPIFKQVRIKDRVAQTVMSESAFNDAMGAIITFAVLAVAMGTSEFSIQRSLISLVKESVLGILTGGVLGYAAAWLIAHEKYAFLEEYAPVVTLMAVIGSYLGADGLHASGFMAVFVFGIVLGNKDAFGFRIEEGEDEKLEEYILTTAFIMRMFIFILLGTQVNFSLMNKYLAGGAIVIAVFMLIARPVTVFLCAIPDRRAKWSLNEMLFMCWTRETGVIPAALAGMLVGMKAPGAEMIASVTFIAIMMTILIQASTTKLLAKKLGLLVQP; encoded by the coding sequence ATGGAGTCTGCTGCGACAATTGAGGTAGCAAAAGCGACGCTTCTGTCAATCGGTATTATTCTTGCCGTAGGTGCGTTCTGCGCTTTTTTGGCACAAAAGATCAGGGTGCCGGATATTGTTGTTTTTCTGGTGGTCGGCATAGTCCTTGGCCCTGAAATGACCAATGCAATAGACATTAAGGCCGATTCAGTGCTGAATCAGATCATTCTGATCTTCGGCTCCTGTTACATCCTCTTTGACGGAGGTGCCTCGCTCAGGCTCAAGGTACTGAAAGAGGTCTGGATCACTATCGTTGTCATCGCGACCGTTGGCGTCGTTATTACCGGCGGTATAACCGCGGTGGCAGCGTATTATGCGTTTGGTGTGCCAATCATGGTTGCACTTCTTCTCGGCGCAACCATAGCCTCAACAGATCCTGCCACGCTCGTCCCGATCTTCAAGCAGGTCAGGATAAAAGACCGCGTAGCGCAGACCGTTATGTCAGAGTCTGCCTTTAATGACGCGATGGGAGCGATCATAACCTTTGCCGTACTGGCGGTAGCGATGGGGACCTCCGAATTCTCGATCCAGAGATCCCTGATCTCGCTCGTAAAGGAGTCTGTCCTCGGCATACTGACCGGGGGCGTGCTCGGTTATGCTGCAGCCTGGCTGATCGCCCATGAGAAATATGCATTTCTTGAAGAGTATGCGCCGGTCGTTACCCTGATGGCGGTCATCGGTTCCTATCTTGGGGCCGACGGGCTTCATGCAAGCGGTTTTATGGCTGTGTTTGTCTTTGGTATTGTTCTTGGGAACAAGGACGCCTTTGGTTTCAGAATAGAAGAGGGCGAGGACGAAAAACTGGAGGAGTACATCCTGACAACTGCATTCATTATGAGAATGTTCATCTTTATTCTTCTGGGGACCCAGGTTAACTTCAGCCTTATGAACAAGTATCTGGCCGGCGGGGCAATAGTAATTGCCGTATTCATGCTGATTGCAAGACCGGTAACCGTCTTTCTCTGCGCCATTCCTGACAGAAGGGCAAAATGGTCCCTGAATGAGATGCTCTTCATGTGCTGGACGCGCGAGACAGGTGTTATACCTGCCGCACTCGCAGGCATGCTGGTCGGCATGAAGGCTCCGGGTGCCGAAATGATAGCTTCAGTGACCTTCATCGCCATTATGATGACTATCCTGATACAGGCCTCAACGACCAAGCTTCTTGCAAAAAAACTTGGTCTTCTGGTCCAGCCCTGA
- the thpR gene encoding RNA 2',3'-cyclic phosphodiesterase, translating into MTIRCFVAVNLPDRIRRSLADLIAGLRKTGADVAWVQAERIHLTLKFLGNTDSAMIPEITERLSKKLSHYNAFYIKIGGVGCFPSEKRPRVFWVGIEHSAVLNSIRKDMDAEFAQLGFAPEERPFSPHLTIGRVRSLRGIGEMLRSFAEHRGTDLGAVEVKSIHIMKSDLKPAGAEHTSIAEIPMGAGRNNVEGFEQRTE; encoded by the coding sequence ATGACCATTCGATGCTTTGTTGCGGTTAACCTGCCTGATCGCATAAGGAGGTCATTGGCCGACCTGATCGCCGGGCTCAGAAAGACCGGTGCCGATGTCGCCTGGGTACAGGCGGAGAGAATTCATCTTACCCTCAAGTTCCTTGGCAACACTGACTCTGCAATGATCCCGGAGATAACAGAGCGCCTTAGCAAAAAACTCTCACATTACAATGCCTTTTATATTAAAATAGGCGGGGTCGGATGCTTCCCATCGGAGAAGCGTCCAAGAGTGTTCTGGGTCGGTATCGAACATTCTGCTGTGCTGAACAGCATCAGGAAAGATATGGATGCTGAATTCGCACAGCTTGGTTTTGCACCGGAGGAGAGACCTTTTTCTCCTCATCTGACGATCGGTAGGGTAAGGTCTCTCAGGGGCATTGGTGAAATGCTCAGGAGCTTCGCCGAACACAGGGGAACTGATCTCGGTGCAGTTGAAGTAAAAAGTATTCATATCATGAAAAGTGATCTTAAACCAGCAGGCGCAGAGCACACGAGCATTGCTGAGATACCAATGGGTGCAGGGAGGAACAATGTCGAAGGATTCGAACAAAGAACCGAATAA
- a CDS encoding PAS domain-containing protein: MFKGWIVFGLILGYLCLLFAIAYFAERRERIGKSIVSNPYVYSLSLAVYCTSWTFYGSVGKAATSGFSFLTIYLGPTLMAALWMVFLKKIIRIAKENRITTIADFIGSRYGNSLFLSAFVTLVAVVGITPYLGLQIKAIINTLTILSGQTKGIAAAGWYITFLLGIFAIIFGARRLDASERHEGLIFAIAFESIIKLIAFLVVGFYVTYFLFEGIGDIFERIKGSAYGDLLYLGGGTQVSYMEWASLLFLSMTAIMFLPRQFHVAVVENSDMRHLSKAMWLFPLYLLIINIFVMPVAFGGLLLGGSQADADMFMLTIPMGQGNSMIALLTFIGGFSAATGMIIVESLALSTMVMNSLVMPAIFRFNAMTGFPRVILNLKRIVILACVFLGYIFAVSIGEFYSLVDIGLKSFEAMTIFAPSIIMGLYWKRGNRIGALAGITAGFIVWFYTLLVPALLKAGIIGDQGFFSMVFNSTILNPHALFGLKGLDRWSHSLFWGLFFNLFFYVSLSILTRQSPEEERQALIFVESYAPQALPGRADYSLQEIEAVLEQYLGRRDAAEIVDGFLFRNQVQRENLSPLDLGRLRDEAMRILSGSLGSAIATIILEDKLLITEKERGDLSRSIKEMTATLRLSRQELQEANRSLAYLKEFSENIIESAPAGIVTIDAAKRVTYWNKEMEAITGIGRADAANRRITTLLPWISVNTFEKSEKREVTLHTPSQQYFKIDINPFTDPSGGFVVIFEDITDKRKMEEQLLQALKLASIGKLTAGISHEIGNPLASISSLVQELRSIPAESHSEAAFFSDSLSTINNHIERIARIVRSLGDFARISTKEKVLCSISEILDRTLNLVRYDNRFRGIELSLEIGAAPAIKVNPDQIQQVLMNLIINALDAMPEGGSLWIGMNTEGKNIVIVIRDSGYGIDEMVMEKIFDPFFSTKPLGRGTGLGLSICYGIIREHNGTINVKSKKGEGTTFTISLPLEP; encoded by the coding sequence ATGTTTAAAGGCTGGATCGTCTTTGGTCTGATACTCGGGTACCTCTGTCTTCTCTTCGCGATCGCCTATTTTGCCGAGAGGCGTGAGCGGATAGGGAAGAGTATCGTGTCGAACCCCTATGTGTATTCACTCTCTCTTGCGGTGTATTGCACATCCTGGACATTTTACGGCAGCGTGGGAAAGGCAGCTACGTCAGGTTTTTCTTTCCTGACCATCTATCTCGGTCCGACGCTGATGGCAGCGTTATGGATGGTTTTCCTGAAAAAGATCATTCGCATAGCAAAGGAAAACAGGATCACCACGATTGCGGACTTCATCGGCTCGCGTTACGGCAATTCGCTCTTTCTCTCTGCATTCGTTACCCTTGTGGCGGTCGTCGGCATTACGCCCTATCTCGGACTGCAGATCAAGGCCATCATCAATACTCTCACGATTCTTTCGGGCCAGACAAAGGGCATTGCTGCTGCCGGGTGGTATATAACTTTTCTCCTCGGCATCTTTGCGATCATCTTTGGCGCCCGCAGGCTTGATGCATCAGAGCGCCATGAAGGGCTGATCTTTGCGATAGCCTTCGAGTCCATCATAAAGCTTATCGCATTTCTGGTTGTAGGATTCTATGTCACCTATTTTCTCTTTGAAGGGATAGGGGACATCTTTGAAAGGATAAAAGGATCGGCATACGGAGATCTCCTCTATCTGGGAGGAGGCACCCAGGTAAGTTATATGGAATGGGCCTCGCTCCTTTTTCTGTCTATGACCGCCATTATGTTCCTGCCCCGGCAGTTTCATGTCGCTGTTGTGGAGAACTCTGACATGCGGCATCTGTCAAAGGCCATGTGGCTCTTCCCGCTCTATCTCCTTATTATCAATATATTTGTGATGCCGGTTGCTTTTGGCGGTCTCCTGCTTGGCGGAAGTCAGGCTGATGCCGATATGTTCATGCTGACCATACCGATGGGCCAGGGAAACTCCATGATAGCGCTCCTGACGTTTATCGGCGGCTTTTCTGCTGCGACCGGCATGATCATTGTCGAATCACTGGCGCTAAGCACGATGGTGATGAACAGTCTCGTGATGCCGGCAATCTTCCGTTTTAACGCGATGACGGGTTTTCCCCGGGTCATTCTGAATCTCAAGCGGATCGTAATCCTTGCCTGTGTTTTTTTGGGCTATATCTTTGCCGTTTCGATCGGAGAGTTCTATTCACTCGTTGATATAGGGCTGAAATCGTTTGAGGCTATGACGATATTCGCGCCATCGATTATTATGGGTCTGTACTGGAAGCGTGGGAACAGGATCGGCGCCCTTGCAGGGATCACCGCGGGTTTTATCGTCTGGTTCTACACGCTGCTTGTGCCGGCATTGCTCAAGGCCGGCATTATCGGGGATCAGGGGTTCTTCTCTATGGTATTCAATTCAACGATCCTGAACCCCCATGCCCTCTTCGGATTAAAGGGACTTGACCGGTGGAGCCATTCGCTCTTCTGGGGACTTTTTTTTAATCTTTTCTTCTATGTAAGTCTCTCTATTCTCACAAGGCAGTCTCCTGAGGAAGAGCGTCAGGCATTGATATTTGTCGAGTCCTATGCTCCGCAGGCCCTGCCGGGCCGGGCCGACTATTCATTGCAGGAGATCGAGGCAGTGCTTGAACAGTATTTAGGCCGGCGCGACGCAGCAGAGATTGTGGATGGTTTCCTTTTCAGAAATCAGGTGCAGCGTGAAAATCTGTCCCCTCTCGATCTCGGCAGGCTCCGTGATGAGGCTATGCGTATTCTGTCTGGCTCCCTCGGTTCTGCCATTGCAACGATCATCCTGGAGGACAAACTCCTTATCACAGAAAAAGAGAGAGGAGATCTTTCCCGTTCCATCAAAGAGATGACAGCCACGCTGAGGCTCTCGCGGCAGGAACTCCAGGAAGCCAACCGGAGCCTGGCTTACCTCAAAGAGTTCAGTGAAAATATCATCGAAAGCGCTCCTGCCGGCATTGTGACGATCGACGCGGCAAAGCGGGTGACCTACTGGAACAAAGAGATGGAAGCGATCACCGGCATCGGAAGGGCTGACGCGGCTAATAGAAGGATCACCACGCTGCTGCCCTGGATAAGTGTCAATACCTTTGAAAAGAGCGAGAAGCGGGAGGTTACTCTCCACACTCCTTCTCAGCAGTACTTCAAGATCGATATCAATCCTTTTACCGACCCTTCCGGAGGATTTGTTGTCATCTTTGAGGATATTACGGACAAGCGGAAGATGGAGGAGCAGCTCCTGCAGGCATTAAAGCTCGCCAGCATCGGTAAACTGACTGCCGGTATTTCCCATGAGATCGGCAATCCCCTCGCTTCGATATCGTCTCTGGTGCAGGAACTGCGATCCATTCCGGCAGAATCCCACAGCGAAGCAGCGTTCTTCAGCGACAGCCTCTCTACCATCAACAACCATATCGAACGGATAGCCAGGATCGTAAGAAGCCTCGGCGATTTTGCCCGTATCTCTACCAAGGAAAAAGTGCTCTGCAGCATCAGCGAGATCCTCGACAGGACGCTGAATCTTGTGCGTTATGATAACCGTTTCAGAGGCATAGAACTTTCCCTGGAGATCGGAGCAGCGCCGGCCATAAAGGTCAATCCTGACCAGATACAGCAGGTGTTGATGAATCTCATCATTAATGCCCTTGATGCAATGCCGGAAGGCGGCAGCCTCTGGATCGGGATGAATACAGAGGGGAAAAATATTGTTATTGTTATCCGGGATTCTGGGTATGGTATTGATGAGATGGTGATGGAAAAGATCTTTGATCCCTTCTTTTCGACAAAACCGCTCGGCAGGGGGACCGGACTTGGTCTCAGTATCTGCTATGGTATAATCAGGGAGCACAACGGAACGATAAACGTAAAAAGCAAAAAAGGTGAGGGCACGACCTTCACCATCTCGCTCCCTTTAGAACCATAA
- a CDS encoding RecX family transcriptional regulator produces the protein MTVSAGNARRYALLLLRYRGRSEKELRQRLRKKGYQSEEIETAVAYLLDAGFLDDRALAENLKRQAMANKLLGFEGARRFMQLRGLPKEIIDEVLEYREDDELQNIRTLIEKKQRIFSRHPEPKRTQSLMGSLMRKGYSLALIRKALKNTARDEETEE, from the coding sequence TTGACCGTTTCGGCAGGTAATGCGCGCAGATATGCCCTGCTTCTGCTCAGATACCGGGGAAGAAGCGAAAAAGAACTGCGGCAACGGCTCAGGAAGAAGGGATATCAGTCAGAGGAGATAGAGACTGCAGTTGCCTATCTTCTGGATGCCGGCTTCCTTGACGACAGGGCTCTTGCAGAGAACCTGAAACGCCAGGCCATGGCCAATAAGCTTCTCGGATTTGAGGGAGCGCGGCGGTTCATGCAGTTGAGAGGTCTCCCAAAGGAGATCATAGACGAGGTCCTTGAATATCGCGAAGATGATGAATTGCAGAACATCAGGACGCTCATAGAAAAGAAACAGAGAATTTTTAGCAGACATCCTGAACCGAAAAGAACACAAAGCCTCATGGGGTCTCTGATGCGAAAGGGCTATTCGTTGGCTCTGATCAGAAAGGCCCTGAAAAATACCGCCAGAGACGAGGAAACGGAAGAATGA
- a CDS encoding type IV pilus twitching motility protein PilT encodes MDVNELLKEAHGQGASDLHLKVGTHPILRINGELAPLSSEKRLSQEDTLKMAFAVMSPGQREIFKKRNDIDLAYSVPGLGRFRCNIFIQRGTVGLVFRVIPMRIPTTEELLLPDVIKKIAMESRGLILVTGTTGSGKSTTLAAMIDHINTNKTDHIMTIEDPIEYLHRDKRSIVNQREIGSDTESFSKAMRAAMRQDPDVILVGEMRDFETIQTALTAAETGHLVLSTLHTSDAAETVNRIISVFPPYQHKQVRIQLASVLKGIISMRLVPKSDGKGRVPAVEVLIATATIKDCILDADKTKAINDVIAQGAIHYGMQTFDQSLFNLFKSGLISYEEALRRATNPDDFALKVKGIQSTSDASLEDQQQQMGKDEMKIDRFGR; translated from the coding sequence ATGGATGTCAATGAGTTACTAAAGGAAGCACATGGGCAGGGAGCATCGGACCTTCATCTTAAGGTGGGCACGCATCCCATCCTCAGGATCAACGGAGAGCTTGCCCCTCTTTCATCCGAGAAGCGCCTGAGCCAGGAAGATACGCTCAAAATGGCCTTTGCCGTCATGAGCCCGGGACAGCGGGAGATATTCAAGAAACGCAATGACATTGATCTCGCGTACAGCGTTCCCGGTCTTGGCCGCTTCAGATGCAACATCTTCATCCAGAGGGGTACGGTCGGCCTTGTTTTCAGGGTCATTCCGATGAGAATACCGACGACCGAGGAACTCCTGCTTCCGGACGTCATCAAGAAGATCGCCATGGAGTCGAGAGGACTTATCCTCGTTACCGGGACAACGGGAAGCGGCAAGTCAACAACCCTTGCTGCCATGATCGATCATATCAATACAAACAAGACCGATCATATCATGACCATAGAAGACCCGATCGAATACCTGCACCGGGACAAGCGGTCCATTGTCAATCAGAGAGAGATCGGCAGTGACACCGAATCTTTCAGCAAGGCCATGCGGGCCGCAATGAGACAGGACCCTGACGTCATTCTTGTCGGAGAAATGCGTGATTTTGAAACGATCCAGACAGCATTGACCGCTGCTGAAACAGGACATCTTGTGCTCAGCACGCTCCATACGAGCGATGCGGCCGAAACAGTGAACCGCATTATCTCGGTATTCCCGCCCTATCAGCACAAACAGGTGAGAATACAGCTTGCATCAGTGCTCAAGGGCATCATTTCGATGAGGCTTGTCCCCAAATCAGACGGCAAGGGCAGAGTTCCTGCGGTTGAGGTGCTTATTGCCACGGCAACCATCAAAGACTGCATCCTTGATGCTGACAAGACAAAAGCTATTAATGATGTAATTGCCCAGGGCGCAATCCATTATGGCATGCAGACCTTTGATCAGTCGCTCTTCAACCTCTTTAAATCAGGACTGATATCCTATGAGGAGGCACTGAGAAGAGCCACAAATCCTGATGACTTTGCACTCAAGGTAAAGGGCATTCAGTCAACAAGCGACGCATCACTTGAGGATCAGCAGCAGCAGATGGGTAAGGATGAGATGAAGATTGACCGTTTCGGCAGGTAA
- the recA gene encoding recombinase RecA, with protein sequence MSKDSNKEPNKERLKALEMAISQIEKNFGKGSIMRLGEVVVPEGIQSIPTGSLGLDIATGIGGLPKGRVVEIYGPESSGKTTLALNAIAQAQAAGGSAAFVDAEHALDVAYAKKIGVQVDDLLVSQPDTGEQALEVTEALVRSGALDIIVVDSVAALVPKAEIEGDMGDSLPGLQARLMSQALRKLTASISKSNTTVVFINQIRMKIGVMFGSPETTTGGNALKFYASMRLDIRKIENLKDNQEIIGGRVRVKIVKNKMAPPFRQAEFDIYFNEGVSRMGEIVDLGVERNIIEKAGAWYSYSGNRIGQGRENSKEFLKNNPEMAKEIEAKIIEAIHLKK encoded by the coding sequence ATGTCGAAGGATTCGAACAAAGAACCGAATAAAGAGAGGCTGAAGGCCCTTGAGATGGCCATTTCACAGATCGAAAAGAATTTTGGCAAAGGATCTATCATGCGGCTTGGTGAAGTTGTGGTCCCGGAGGGGATACAGTCTATCCCTACCGGTTCGCTCGGTCTTGATATAGCGACCGGCATCGGCGGCCTGCCAAAGGGAAGGGTCGTCGAGATCTACGGACCTGAATCATCAGGCAAGACAACGCTCGCCCTGAACGCAATCGCTCAGGCTCAGGCTGCAGGCGGTTCTGCTGCATTCGTTGATGCAGAGCATGCACTGGATGTCGCGTATGCAAAGAAGATCGGCGTGCAGGTTGATGATCTCCTTGTTTCCCAGCCTGATACCGGTGAGCAGGCACTCGAAGTTACTGAAGCGCTCGTGCGGAGCGGAGCCCTTGATATTATTGTGGTAGATTCAGTTGCTGCGCTCGTTCCCAAGGCAGAGATCGAGGGCGATATGGGGGATTCCCTTCCCGGCCTTCAGGCGCGGCTTATGAGCCAGGCACTGCGGAAGCTTACCGCTTCGATATCAAAATCTAACACGACCGTTGTCTTCATCAACCAGATCAGGATGAAGATCGGTGTCATGTTCGGCAGTCCGGAGACAACAACCGGCGGAAACGCGCTCAAGTTCTACGCATCCATGAGACTCGATATCAGGAAGATCGAGAATCTGAAGGATAATCAGGAGATCATCGGCGGACGGGTAAGGGTCAAGATCGTCAAAAACAAAATGGCCCCGCCCTTCCGGCAGGCCGAATTCGATATCTACTTCAACGAAGGTGTTTCGCGCATGGGCGAGATCGTTGACCTTGGCGTTGAAAGGAACATCATCGAGAAGGCCGGGGCATGGTACAGCTACTCAGGCAACAGGATAGGACAGGGGAGAGAAAATTCAAAGGAATTTCTCAAGAACAATCCTGAAATGGCCAAGGAGATCGAAGCAAAGATCATCGAGGCGATCCACCTTAAGAAATAA
- the alaS gene encoding alanine--tRNA ligase, whose product MNSSEIRNIFLEYFRSKGHEIVRSSSVVPGNDATLLFTNAGMVQFKGVFQGEEKRPYRRAATSQKCMRAGGKHNDLENVGHTARHHTFFEMLGNFSFGDYFKKDAILFAWELLTEQYKLPKDRLWATVYEEDDEAEQLWKDHTGIPAKRIVRLGAKDNFWQMGDTGPCGPCSEILIDQGEHIGCRRPDCAVGCDCDRFLEIWNLVFMQFDRQQDGTLNPLPKPSIDTGMGLERLSAVLQGKYNNFDTDLFSPIIADICARSGKTYNTDRLTDIAIRVIADHIRSITFLLSEGCVPSNEGRGYVLRRIIRRASRYAKSLDISEPVLYQISDAVAETMSSVYPELNEEKTRVQKMLRLEEERFMKTLEQGLLILNDVIRQTRKSGLSSIPGAELFRLYDTYGFPLDIARDVASEHDLPIDEPGFHREMEQQKTKARASWVGEETSASASVYKELLQKHKATEFAGYDSFDAEGEVLALIRDGRSVDELPAGIEGEALLDRTAFYAESGGQIGDKGQLTADNVRVLVLDTRKPVEGMHLHRIKVVEGTLRTGMKVMGAVEKQKRLSIMRNHTATHLLHASLRNIAGEHVKQAGSFVSDERLRFDFTHFQSLDARTIEAIEDEVNESILRNIPLDIKTMETKKAMEAGVTALFGEKYGDLVRVISVPEVSSELCGGTHAHATGDIGLFKIISEASVAAGIRRIEAVTGKTAVAFFRDEETELRSVCETLKVSEKPADRISKLLGEMKALEKELESLKGRSAAEQSGDIVKAVREINGVKAVAYRVDGLDAKDLRILADNVRDGLGSGILVLASVRDGQASMVAMVTGDLTGKFSAGAILKEIAAAAGGKGGGKPDTAQGGTKEVVLLDKALESLYDILKRT is encoded by the coding sequence ATGAACAGTAGTGAGATAAGAAATATTTTTCTTGAATATTTCAGGTCGAAGGGCCATGAGATCGTGAGGAGTTCGTCTGTTGTCCCTGGCAACGACGCAACCCTTCTGTTCACGAATGCAGGCATGGTGCAGTTCAAGGGAGTTTTCCAGGGCGAGGAGAAGAGACCTTACCGCCGCGCTGCAACAAGCCAGAAATGCATGCGTGCCGGCGGCAAGCATAACGACCTGGAGAACGTCGGACACACTGCCCGGCATCATACCTTCTTTGAGATGTTGGGCAACTTTTCTTTTGGCGATTACTTCAAGAAAGACGCTATACTCTTCGCCTGGGAACTGCTGACTGAACAGTATAAGCTGCCGAAGGACAGGCTTTGGGCAACAGTATATGAGGAGGATGATGAAGCCGAGCAGCTCTGGAAGGATCACACCGGTATCCCGGCAAAGAGGATCGTCCGCCTCGGTGCAAAAGATAATTTTTGGCAGATGGGCGACACCGGCCCCTGCGGCCCCTGCTCGGAGATCCTTATCGACCAGGGTGAGCATATCGGATGCAGGAGGCCGGACTGCGCTGTTGGCTGCGACTGCGACCGCTTCCTCGAGATCTGGAACCTCGTCTTCATGCAGTTCGACAGACAGCAGGACGGAACACTCAATCCCCTTCCCAAGCCGAGCATTGACACTGGCATGGGTCTTGAGAGGCTTTCGGCCGTGCTGCAGGGCAAATACAATAATTTTGATACAGACCTTTTTTCCCCCATCATTGCTGACATCTGCGCCCGCTCGGGCAAAACCTACAATACCGACAGGCTTACCGATATTGCCATCCGGGTCATTGCAGATCATATCCGGTCCATTACGTTCCTCCTTTCCGAGGGTTGCGTACCCTCAAATGAAGGCCGGGGCTATGTACTGAGACGGATCATCAGACGCGCTTCGCGTTATGCGAAGAGTCTTGATATCAGCGAGCCGGTGCTCTATCAGATCTCCGATGCCGTGGCAGAGACCATGAGCAGTGTCTATCCCGAGCTCAACGAGGAAAAGACCCGGGTGCAGAAGATGCTCAGGCTTGAAGAGGAACGCTTTATGAAGACCCTGGAACAGGGTCTGCTTATACTGAACGATGTGATCAGACAGACCAGAAAGAGCGGCCTGAGCAGTATTCCCGGAGCCGAACTCTTCAGACTTTATGATACCTATGGATTTCCGCTCGATATTGCGCGTGATGTTGCATCTGAGCATGACCTGCCTATTGATGAGCCGGGATTTCACCGGGAGATGGAGCAGCAGAAGACAAAAGCCCGCGCCTCATGGGTTGGCGAGGAGACGTCAGCATCAGCGTCCGTTTACAAAGAGCTTCTCCAAAAACACAAAGCTACAGAGTTTGCGGGTTACGATTCCTTCGACGCAGAAGGAGAGGTGCTGGCCCTTATCCGGGACGGCAGATCAGTGGATGAACTGCCTGCAGGGATTGAGGGAGAAGCCCTCCTTGACAGGACAGCATTCTATGCCGAGTCCGGAGGGCAGATCGGCGACAAGGGACAGTTGACTGCTGACAATGTCCGCGTGCTTGTTCTTGACACAAGGAAGCCCGTTGAAGGTATGCATCTGCACAGAATAAAGGTTGTCGAGGGCACGCTCAGGACCGGCATGAAGGTCATGGGCGCAGTTGAAAAACAGAAGCGTTTGTCGATCATGAGAAACCACACGGCAACTCACCTGCTTCACGCTTCCCTCAGGAATATCGCAGGAGAGCATGTGAAGCAGGCAGGATCATTTGTATCTGACGAAAGGCTCCGCTTTGACTTCACGCATTTCCAGTCTCTTGATGCGCGGACGATCGAAGCTATCGAGGATGAGGTGAACGAGAGCATTCTCAGAAACATCCCGCTCGACATAAAGACCATGGAGACAAAGAAGGCTATGGAGGCCGGTGTTACCGCGCTCTTCGGCGAAAAATATGGCGATCTGGTTCGGGTCATCTCGGTGCCTGAGGTAAGTTCAGAGCTCTGCGGCGGCACGCATGCACATGCCACCGGCGATATCGGGCTCTTCAAGATCATCTCCGAAGCCAGCGTTGCAGCTGGCATACGGCGAATTGAGGCCGTGACCGGTAAAACAGCAGTCGCATTCTTCCGGGACGAAGAGACAGAGCTCAGGAGTGTTTGTGAGACCCTGAAAGTTTCCGAGAAACCTGCTGACAGGATCTCAAAGCTTCTGGGCGAGATGAAGGCTCTCGAAAAGGAGCTTGAATCGCTGAAAGGCAGGAGTGCAGCCGAACAGTCGGGAGATATTGTGAAGGCAGTCAGGGAGATCAATGGCGTAAAGGCTGTTGCATACAGGGTGGACGGGCTGGATGCCAAAGACCTCCGTATCCTGGCTGACAATGTGAGGGATGGGCTCGGCTCCGGCATCCTGGTGCTGGCATCGGTCAGGGACGGACAGGCATCGATGGTGGCCATGGTAACGGGCGACCTTACCGGGAAATTCAGCGCCGGTGCTATTCTCAAAGAGATCGCTGCTGCTGCGGGCGGTAAAGGCGGCGGGAAACCTGACACGGCGCAGGGCGGGACCAAAGAAGTTGTCCTGCTGGACAAAGCGCTCGAATCATTATACGATATTCTTAAAAGAACATAA